The Neorhodopirellula lusitana genome contains a region encoding:
- the recR gene encoding recombination mediator RecR, producing MSGHAGAVSQLVDRLSQLPGIGRKSAERLAFHLLRVREEDALALADAIRKVRTDVRYCAACFNLSENELCQICVDPKRDPSRLCVVEQPRDLLSLEASGAYQGLYHVLLGRIAPLDGITPDQLTIESLVDRVREGNFSEIIMATNPTVEGDGTSLYLSNQLSEFPVQITRLARGITAGSVLEYANREIIADALTGRQKL from the coding sequence ATGAGCGGACACGCCGGAGCAGTTTCCCAGCTGGTTGATCGGCTGAGCCAACTTCCAGGGATCGGTCGCAAGAGCGCCGAGCGACTTGCGTTTCACTTGCTAAGGGTGCGGGAAGAAGACGCCCTCGCCCTCGCCGATGCCATTCGCAAAGTTCGAACGGACGTGCGCTACTGCGCCGCTTGCTTCAACCTTTCTGAAAATGAGCTCTGCCAGATCTGCGTCGACCCCAAACGGGACCCCAGCCGGCTGTGCGTCGTCGAACAGCCTCGCGACCTGCTTAGCCTGGAAGCGTCGGGCGCATACCAAGGGCTCTACCATGTCCTGCTCGGCCGAATCGCTCCGCTTGATGGGATCACTCCCGACCAACTGACCATCGAATCACTGGTTGATCGGGTCCGTGAAGGAAATTTTTCCGAAATAATTATGGCCACCAATCCCACGGTCGAAGGTGATGGAACTTCGCTGTATTTGTCGAACCAGTTAAGCGAATTCCCCGTACAAATCACTCGTTTAGCGCGTGGGATCACGGCGGGAAGCGTTCTCGAATACGCAAATCGAGAGATAATTGCGGATGCGTTGACCGGCCGACAAAAGCTATAG
- a CDS encoding DUF2141 domain-containing protein: MSDATDTQSNPLPSNPPPTNPLPTPAKTKNPNKRVSDSHRGDNSWKAYSNQWKANHGTQLMAFAGLVFLVGAGYLFYQQNKFQPPMFPEGDSIDSVREQLIDVESGGVTPEGALGLSETGDEKVASQFVMLRVLGASDKKGKIRVAVYDSGESFNQVEKAIWKRAWPVKTEGHLTLEIPLDDQPEEFAIAVFQDVNDNGKLDRNKLGIPAERYGFSRGARGKLGPPAFSEAVIPRPQPGQLIELEIW, translated from the coding sequence TTGAGCGACGCTACCGATACCCAGTCCAATCCGCTGCCGTCCAATCCGCCACCGACCAATCCGTTGCCAACCCCTGCCAAAACCAAGAATCCCAACAAACGGGTCTCCGACAGCCACCGAGGCGATAATTCTTGGAAGGCTTATTCGAATCAGTGGAAAGCGAATCACGGCACGCAGTTGATGGCCTTTGCGGGTTTGGTGTTTTTGGTCGGGGCGGGATACCTGTTTTACCAACAGAATAAATTTCAACCGCCGATGTTTCCCGAAGGGGATTCGATCGATAGCGTTCGGGAACAATTGATTGATGTCGAGTCTGGCGGAGTCACACCAGAAGGTGCGTTGGGACTGAGCGAAACTGGCGATGAAAAGGTTGCGAGCCAATTCGTAATGCTTCGGGTGCTTGGTGCTTCGGACAAAAAGGGCAAAATCCGCGTGGCGGTCTATGACTCCGGCGAGAGCTTTAACCAAGTGGAAAAGGCGATTTGGAAGCGAGCTTGGCCTGTGAAGACGGAGGGGCATCTGACGCTCGAAATCCCGCTGGACGACCAACCGGAAGAGTTTGCAATCGCGGTGTTCCAAGACGTCAATGACAACGGCAAACTGGATCGCAACAAGCTGGGAATCCCCGCGGAGCGTTATGGATTCAGTCGGGGAGCTCGCGGCAAGTTGGGGCCGCCAGCGTTCAGCGAAGCTGTGATTCCGCGTCCGCAACCTGGCCAATTGATCGAATTGGAAATTTGGTAG
- a CDS encoding YbaB/EbfC family nucleoid-associated protein, producing MFKGLGNLGNIASIIGKLQDLPDRMKELNEQMKSERVTANSSCGHVAITMNGVGEVQDVAVNPVALGAEGQQAVSHETLGQAIQDATNLAGAEAKQLYASAVSQMASDLDINLPGMEGLLSSFTGGNG from the coding sequence ATGTTCAAAGGACTCGGTAATCTCGGCAACATCGCGTCGATCATCGGCAAACTCCAAGACTTGCCTGATCGCATGAAGGAACTCAACGAACAAATGAAGTCCGAGCGAGTGACCGCGAACTCGTCATGTGGCCACGTTGCGATCACCATGAACGGAGTGGGCGAAGTCCAAGACGTTGCCGTGAACCCCGTCGCACTGGGAGCCGAAGGACAACAAGCTGTCTCCCACGAGACTCTCGGCCAAGCAATCCAAGACGCGACCAACCTCGCTGGCGCGGAAGCCAAACAACTCTACGCTAGCGCGGTCAGCCAAATGGCCAGCGACCTGGACATCAACCTTCCCGGCATGGAAGGTCTCTTGAGTAGCTTCACCGGCGGAAATGGATGA
- the rpoN gene encoding RNA polymerase factor sigma-54, with the protein MRMSVGLHARQSQVQKLAPRMIQSMEILQMHALALQERIEQEMNENPLLEQVTGDPLSPDEGDDEAPSKDARSENEKELVVDNDHDNKDDFERLSNMDSELPSTFDDSFRQSANRMSEEADRRHDMMANAQSRPESLNDFLLHQLAELDIHDDVEQIAERIISTLNASDGGYLRTPIADMLPPGHSKEDLALAEEALQIVQSLEPTGIAARDLSECLILQLDPKLPHFEQLQTLIRFHLNDLAENRLPQIAKKTGFSIEDIQELREDLHLLNPKPGAAFLETYVPNVTPDIILEQDDDGEYRVRLDDDRVPNLFISEYYRKRLQASDCSAEEREFIKQKINGAQWLIDSIEQRRSTLTKVAEAIVEHQKRFLDEGPEAIEPLKMQQIADKVGVHVTTVSRAVDDKWIQTPRGILPLRRFFVGGTQTEDGEDVAWDTIRLKLQELIDKEDKSKPYSDETLVDELRNAGMTVARRTVTKYRKKMGIPSSRKRRDWSLNST; encoded by the coding sequence ATGCGGATGTCAGTGGGGCTACATGCCCGACAAAGCCAGGTGCAAAAACTGGCTCCACGGATGATTCAGTCGATGGAAATCCTGCAAATGCACGCGCTCGCGTTGCAGGAACGCATCGAACAGGAAATGAATGAAAATCCGCTCCTTGAACAGGTGACTGGGGACCCGCTGTCGCCCGACGAAGGGGATGACGAAGCGCCCAGCAAAGACGCTCGTAGCGAGAACGAAAAAGAACTGGTTGTCGACAACGATCACGACAACAAAGACGACTTCGAACGCCTCTCGAACATGGACTCGGAACTGCCGAGTACCTTCGATGATTCGTTCCGGCAAAGCGCCAACCGCATGTCCGAAGAGGCTGACCGCCGACACGACATGATGGCCAACGCACAGTCACGACCCGAGTCGCTGAATGACTTCCTGTTGCATCAATTGGCCGAACTCGACATCCATGACGATGTGGAACAGATCGCCGAACGAATCATCAGCACTTTAAACGCGTCCGACGGTGGCTACTTGCGCACCCCAATCGCGGACATGCTGCCGCCCGGACACTCCAAGGAAGACCTGGCCCTGGCCGAAGAGGCACTTCAGATCGTTCAGTCGCTTGAGCCGACCGGAATTGCGGCCCGAGACCTGAGCGAATGCCTGATCCTGCAACTCGATCCGAAGCTACCTCACTTCGAACAACTTCAAACCCTGATTCGCTTCCACCTGAACGACCTCGCTGAAAATCGTCTTCCACAAATCGCAAAGAAGACCGGTTTCTCGATCGAGGACATCCAAGAACTTCGGGAAGACCTCCATCTCCTGAATCCCAAACCAGGTGCTGCGTTTCTGGAAACCTACGTTCCCAATGTCACACCCGACATCATTTTGGAACAAGACGACGACGGCGAATATCGAGTTCGATTGGACGACGATCGCGTGCCCAATCTGTTCATCAGCGAGTACTACCGCAAGCGTCTCCAAGCGTCCGATTGCTCCGCCGAAGAACGCGAATTCATCAAACAAAAGATCAACGGCGCGCAGTGGCTAATCGATTCCATCGAACAGCGACGCAGCACGCTTACCAAAGTCGCCGAAGCGATCGTCGAACACCAAAAGCGATTCTTGGATGAGGGACCTGAAGCGATCGAACCACTCAAGATGCAGCAAATCGCGGACAAGGTTGGCGTCCACGTTACAACCGTCAGCCGCGCCGTCGATGACAAATGGATCCAAACGCCTCGCGGAATCCTGCCTTTGCGACGCTTCTTTGTCGGTGGAACTCAAACTGAAGATGGCGAAGACGTGGCCTGGGACACGATTCGCCTGAAGCTGCAAGAGCTCATCGACAAGGAAGACAAAAGCAAACCTTACAGCGATGAAACCTTGGTCGACGAACTA
- the dnaX gene encoding DNA polymerase III subunit gamma/tau yields MSENSANTGSSGAASEDGSYVVVARRYRPRDFDQLVGQDHVARALQGAIETSRVGHAYLFTGARGVGKTSTARIFAKALNHPDGPTANPDSESDVAQAIDSGEDVDVIEIDGASNRGIDEIRSLRANVGVRPSRSRYKIYIIDEVHMLTGAAFNALLKTLEEPPEHVKFIFCTTDPEKIPITVLSRCQRFDFAPVESSKIVGRLREIVEAEKGTAEDEALELLARRAAGSMRDSQSLLEQVLSFSDGHLTADQVHVMLGTADDQRLHRLAEAMQRRDAADALKQVDDAIAAGVDAGRLTEQMLGYFRDLMTVSVGCDASLMRYAAASMHDSLSQLGQQWGLQTVLAIVGLVDETLVRIRHSVHARVLLESTLIQICHLPDLQAIVDLAAAAGSASGGAGEKKKQLSNAQARPPQPSASGQTAASAPASRPTTQPVPATPNPAAASNGSPAPTASLPASDASAPAPITSTTVQAPAPAQTATRQATAPATPANAATATAQSEAPAETFNSDADPINEAILKSCWEQVLDEIDPITATLMRAAERVDSPEPGLVRLTFPESSALALSRCGSPTNKEEIVKTIARVTGKKVSLALATGTKSQVVQQAAPKPKAKNRMQRMAEIEVKPIVRACIELLGAELIKIDTPRN; encoded by the coding sequence ATGTCCGAAAACTCGGCAAACACTGGATCTTCGGGAGCTGCAAGCGAGGATGGCTCGTACGTCGTCGTTGCTCGGCGATATCGGCCGCGTGATTTCGATCAACTGGTCGGACAGGATCACGTCGCCCGGGCGCTGCAGGGTGCGATTGAAACTTCGCGTGTCGGCCACGCCTACCTGTTCACCGGTGCTCGAGGGGTCGGTAAAACCAGCACCGCTCGGATTTTTGCCAAAGCCCTGAACCATCCCGATGGGCCCACCGCCAATCCTGACAGCGAAAGCGATGTCGCCCAGGCAATTGATTCGGGTGAAGACGTCGATGTCATTGAAATCGACGGTGCCAGCAACCGCGGGATCGACGAAATCCGCTCACTCCGAGCCAACGTCGGCGTTCGCCCCAGTCGGTCTCGCTACAAAATTTACATCATCGACGAAGTTCACATGCTGACCGGAGCGGCGTTCAACGCGTTGCTCAAGACGCTGGAAGAACCGCCGGAACATGTGAAGTTCATTTTCTGCACGACGGACCCGGAAAAAATTCCGATCACGGTTCTAAGCCGTTGCCAGCGATTCGATTTCGCGCCGGTGGAAAGCAGCAAGATTGTCGGTCGGCTGCGAGAAATCGTGGAAGCGGAAAAGGGAACGGCCGAAGACGAAGCACTGGAATTGCTCGCCCGCCGCGCCGCTGGCTCGATGCGCGACAGCCAATCGTTGCTGGAACAGGTCCTTAGCTTCAGTGACGGGCACCTGACCGCCGATCAAGTCCACGTCATGCTCGGCACCGCCGACGACCAACGCCTGCATCGTCTCGCCGAAGCGATGCAGCGTCGCGACGCCGCGGACGCTTTGAAACAAGTCGATGACGCGATCGCGGCCGGCGTGGACGCGGGTCGTCTGACCGAACAAATGCTTGGCTACTTTCGCGATTTAATGACCGTCAGCGTGGGCTGCGATGCATCGTTAATGCGATACGCTGCTGCTTCCATGCACGACTCTCTCTCGCAACTCGGCCAACAATGGGGCCTGCAAACGGTCCTGGCAATTGTCGGTTTAGTCGACGAAACGTTGGTTCGAATCCGGCACAGCGTGCACGCCCGGGTGCTGTTGGAATCAACACTAATCCAGATCTGCCACCTGCCGGACCTGCAAGCTATTGTCGACCTGGCCGCTGCCGCCGGATCCGCGTCGGGCGGTGCGGGCGAAAAAAAAAAGCAGCTAAGTAACGCACAAGCGAGGCCCCCCCAACCATCAGCCTCCGGCCAAACTGCCGCTTCGGCCCCCGCTTCTCGACCAACCACACAACCGGTTCCAGCGACACCGAATCCAGCTGCCGCGTCGAACGGGTCGCCCGCACCGACCGCAAGCCTTCCGGCGAGCGATGCATCCGCTCCCGCCCCGATCACATCAACAACAGTCCAGGCTCCAGCACCAGCCCAGACCGCAACTCGTCAGGCCACGGCTCCCGCAACTCCGGCCAATGCAGCAACGGCAACCGCCCAATCCGAAGCGCCGGCGGAAACTTTCAATAGCGACGCTGACCCCATCAACGAAGCTATCTTGAAGTCTTGCTGGGAACAGGTCCTGGATGAAATTGACCCAATCACCGCAACCTTGATGCGGGCCGCCGAACGCGTCGACTCACCCGAGCCAGGTCTCGTCCGGCTGACCTTCCCCGAGTCATCGGCACTGGCCTTGAGTCGCTGTGGCTCGCCAACGAACAAAGAAGAGATCGTCAAAACCATTGCCCGCGTGACAGGCAAAAAGGTATCACTGGCCTTAGCAACCGGCACGAAATCCCAGGTCGTTCAACAAGCCGCTCCGAAACCCAAAGCCAAGAACCGCATGCAACGCATGGCCGAGATTGAAGTGAAGCCGATCGTACGAGCGTGCATTGAACTGCTCGGTGCCGAGCTGATCAAAATCGACACGCCACGAAATTGA
- a CDS encoding DUF3299 domain-containing protein has product MSADLQLSAASDSADFPYKAISRGAVVSIVFLALALPGLMPTFAPMLVLAVPGIIFAILALRAIKRYPDEFSGQGLAMAGLIGCSLLFVGGVAQHTYIYLTEVPDGYERVQFFKLQAPENGPDMPTELALEIDGDPVFLKGYIHPSSGSGMLRQFILVPDLGTCCFGGQPKSSDMIEVTLPAGNSVRAGMTKRKLAGTFKVNRPQKKTDFDKPLFYKMRVDEYK; this is encoded by the coding sequence ATGTCCGCTGACCTTCAACTTTCTGCCGCGTCCGATTCGGCCGATTTCCCGTACAAGGCGATCAGCCGAGGGGCCGTCGTTTCAATCGTGTTTTTGGCGTTGGCGTTACCGGGGTTGATGCCCACTTTTGCACCGATGTTGGTGTTGGCGGTTCCCGGCATCATCTTCGCGATCTTGGCACTCCGCGCGATCAAACGCTATCCAGACGAATTCAGTGGCCAAGGCTTGGCGATGGCTGGGCTGATCGGTTGCAGTTTGTTGTTTGTTGGAGGCGTTGCTCAGCACACCTACATCTACTTAACGGAGGTGCCTGATGGTTACGAGCGAGTCCAGTTTTTCAAGCTGCAGGCACCTGAAAATGGGCCAGACATGCCCACCGAGTTGGCACTTGAGATTGACGGGGATCCGGTCTTTTTGAAAGGCTATATCCACCCCAGCAGCGGTAGTGGGATGTTGCGTCAGTTCATCTTGGTCCCCGATTTAGGCACGTGCTGTTTTGGCGGACAACCCAAGAGTAGCGACATGATTGAAGTCACGCTGCCTGCGGGGAACTCGGTTCGAGCCGGGATGACGAAGCGGAAACTGGCGGGGACTTTCAAGGTGAATCGCCCGCAAAAGAAGACTGACTTCGACAAGCCGCTGTTCTATAAAATGCGTGTCGACGAATACAAATAG
- a CDS encoding DUF3299 domain-containing protein, translating into MKTLNHNPRRSLVFAGLIALAGSGAFGAGIAVAEEKPKGPSIAEQRRAIMRGEAAGRTKVEVRKSSQADLEKGDITFDDLKFEIEKDAVFEESKLSDTLRFLDGRKVKLRGYILPSTLFKETDIAEFVLVRDNQECCFGPGAALFDCVMVKMQGGKTTDFVTRPVTVEGKFVFDPVQYKYPPGVGPRGASHFAIFRIEGVSVR; encoded by the coding sequence ATGAAAACTCTCAATCACAACCCGCGTCGATCACTCGTTTTTGCCGGCCTGATTGCCTTGGCTGGAAGCGGCGCGTTCGGTGCCGGAATTGCTGTAGCGGAAGAGAAGCCCAAAGGGCCATCGATTGCTGAGCAGCGTCGAGCGATCATGCGAGGCGAAGCTGCTGGACGCACCAAGGTGGAAGTCCGCAAGTCCAGTCAAGCTGACTTAGAAAAAGGCGACATCACTTTCGATGACCTGAAGTTCGAGATCGAAAAGGATGCGGTCTTCGAAGAGTCCAAGCTCTCCGACACGCTCCGTTTCCTGGATGGTCGGAAGGTCAAGCTACGAGGCTATATTTTGCCGAGCACGTTGTTCAAAGAAACAGACATCGCCGAGTTCGTTTTGGTGCGAGATAACCAAGAGTGCTGCTTCGGTCCTGGAGCCGCTCTGTTCGACTGCGTGATGGTCAAAATGCAGGGCGGCAAGACAACGGACTTTGTGACTCGTCCTGTTACAGTCGAAGGCAAATTTGTCTTCGATCCGGTTCAGTACAAGTATCCACCCGGCGTGGGCCCGAGAGGTGCAAGTCACTTTGCAATCTTCCGCATCGAAGGCGTGAGCGTGCGTTAG